The following is a genomic window from Bactrocera tryoni isolate S06 chromosome 2, CSIRO_BtryS06_freeze2, whole genome shotgun sequence.
tttttaaactgtttatttaaacattttagtgTTTAAGTGCAAgtttaatcaataaataaaacaatgtggaaaagaaaattactaatattGGTGAAGGTGTTTCTGCTGATGACAATGCTTGCCTCGGCAACGCAGGCAAATTCTGATGCTGGCAAAACTATTAAAACGTTAACACCGGTAAGTatggaaatatatttgtacacaTAAGAATTAAAAGTTgctaattatatatatttttttaacaataatttacatttatttcgcCTATAGAATGCCAACATTGCACGAGAGCAACGTCCCTTATTGGCCAATTCCAAAATAAAAGTTCATAGTAAGTGCTTTTTGATgagtcaataataataatttttttttgaatattttgtctTTTTCAAACCATTAGTCGAATGTGAGGGTCGTGATGGCTTAGATGTAAACATTGAGTGGCAATTATACGAGCGCCAATGTTGGACGGACAAGCGCATGGTAAATGTCTACTTGGCATGCAACTTACACTTTGGTTATTTATTTCTTGCTTAAATTTACAGTAtgatatacaaaaatatgataTAGAAGAAAATTTGCCAATGCAAAATAAATCGGAATTTGGTTTCATCACTATGGACTCAAAAACTACCGAATGTTCAACGCATCCAATTTTGTTGTCGGAAAAACAATGGCCGGTGCAAGAAACGGCAGCGTCTGGCATGGCAGCGTTATCACCAGAGGCAGCTGCTTTGGCATCGGTCAAGAAAATGAACAATACCAAAAAACATCCCACAGCGGTAATTAATAGTATTTTGCATAAACATTTAGAATAAGCAAAACCGTTATCTCGTCAATTTGTAGAAAGGAACTCGCATATTTACTGACAATATTACTTCGTCTGttatgaaaacaatattttagtatgaTCATAAAATATGAAGTAATTATAGCAAGAATTAATTTCGCGTGTTAGTTGTCGCTGATAaggttatttattttctttttttttatcatatttggCGTATTCGTAGAATTTTATCTTTTGGTAATATTTTATGAGTCAGCGTATGAGCgtctattttttttgtaattatcaCATAGGAAGAGGAAGTAAGGGAATGTTGATAAAACTTACTTTGTGTTCGTGAAgatacaaaatttgatttctgatttcctgtgaaatgttaaatttatattgcgTTTAATAAGCCATATTTTTGaggtttatttttaattacttttcaatgttaggaaagtttttaaaattttctgctttagtataaaattgtttatgcgTAATTATAAACCTTTCAAACCACTTctctgttttttaaatttaaaactttttttttactatatcaGCCATTAGATAAAAACATCATCACCATTGGCAGAGATGGCATTTATGAATTGACATTGAAAATTGAAGCTGTCAAAAGTTCAGAGCCCGTAGATTTTTCCGCACATGTACAACTGGACATTGTTGGTCCTGATGGCGGCTATCTTTCTGCGATTGATCATCCACTCTTGGCGGTAAATCAAACACAAttctatatataataattttattatttgaaaaattattatttttttatattaacagtTCTACGGCATAATGTGCGTCGTCTATGTAATTTTCGGCATTATCTGGCTCTTTGTGTCATTCATGCAATGGCGTGACCTTTTGCGCATACAATTCTGGATTGGCGGCGTAATATTGCTTGGCATGCTGGAGAAAGCTTTCTTCTATGCACAATACTATAGCCTGAATACCACGGGTGTACCGGTTGAGGGCGCCGAATTGATGGCAGAATTTGTTTCCTGCGCCAAACGCACACTAGCACGCATGCTTGTCATCATAATGAGTCTGGGTTTCGGTATTGTCAAGTGagtgcatacaaatgtatatacctATACCAAATTTGAACACTTGCGCAAATATGCCTAAAAATTACGTTGTTCATCAAAACACTTGTGTTTAACTACCTAATCtctttaagtttatttattaatataagttCATTTCCGTGTGTAGACCTCGTTTGGGTCCAATGCTTCATCGCGTGGTTGGCGTTGGCGCGCTGTACTTTGTCTTGGCTTGCGTTGAAAGTTACTTGCGTGTGACTAGCACGAAAACCGATGAACAGTTGGTGGCCGCTATACCGTTGGCTGTGCTGGACACAGGCATCTGTTGGTGGATATTCACATCGCTGGTGCAGACCACCAGAACGTTGCGCTTGagaaggtgtgtgtgtgtgtgtgtgtgtgtaaattagCGCTTTGAAGTGTGTTAATTATCATAACTTATTTAttgtgcttgtttttgttttttaactttcaGAAATATGGTGAAACTCTCATTGTACAGACACTTCACAAACACACTGATATTTTCAGTACTTGCATCAGTGATATTTATGTTATATGCTCTGCATGTGCGCAAGTCACAGAACTGTACACCAGTGAGTGCataatacaaacaacaaaaacaaattaaatatatatttttttacaatagatTTGGCGTAATATTTGGTTCGATGCCGCTTTCTGGCATATACTGTTTTCGGTGTTATTGTTGGTTATTATGATTTTGTGGCGTCCCACAAATAATAATCAGCGCTATGCATTTACACCGTTACTTGATGCGCCCGACGATGAGGACGATGACGGtaagtattattattgttgtaattttattttaattagattCTTCAGAGAGATGACGAAAAGCCTTCTGTTTTTTATAATAGGCTAATTTCGAAATTGGAACTGATTTAGATCAGCCTGTTATTGCtatattatatttcctttttgtCTTTGCAGAGGAAGATCAATTCGTCGCCGATGCGTATGGTGTAAAAATGCGCAGTTCGCATGCAAATGGCGGCACTAAAACACCACCAAATGCACAGCGCGGCACAACGACCGAAGAGGATGATCTACGCTGGGTGGAAGAGAATATACCCTCATCAATGGCCGATCCCGCGTTGCCGGTTTTAGATTCGGATGAAGAAATCATAAATACAAGATTCGAAGTTTCGAAAATGCAATAAAGCTAGACTATATAGTAAGagcgaaaaaaactaaaacatgtAAAACCATTTACATATAagtactaacaacaacaacaacacacacacacacacacacctaacAAGAGAACAGAAGAAAAATGTTGATTTGTGATTTTCAGTATAATTTGCTTGCttatatacattaatatatatattttttatatcagcTATCACATATGCATTGTAAATGCTACATTGTTTTCTCGTTTGATGTTTATTattgattatattttaattgcgtgaaaataaaatttttgtttgattcaAGTGAATGTTATAATATAAGCagctaaaatatgtttaaaatatgcACAAATTAACTAATTTAAGTTTACACTAGttctaaattaaataataagttTCTAATTGtgctttgttatttttttctttttttatggttttttcggtattattataaaaattgctttttcaCACATTTAAAGTATTTTGGATATGGTTTATTATTTGGTGTCTAATAAATAAGTagtttattttcaacaaatgtGTGTTCCTCGAAAACTAgtaagaaaatttcaatatataagaaaaacaataattttaacttGTACACAAATTATTTGACGTAAACCAGAGAAATATATAAGCaacatgtaaaataaatatgaaaccCACATTTTATACGTGTACTATTTAGATGTAAACGCTTATTAAATcattaataacaaattatttgtaAGTTGTAGATAACAGTAACGCGCTGCGGCACTACATTTATTTCTAGTTAATAAACGCACCACAAAAAAGCtcttataaacatacatacatacagttattctatatgtatgtagtaataaACAATTACTTGTAATTAACAATTCGAGGGCCATTTTTAACCAACACATTCATAACTGCAAGCATACACATAAGTATTGTTGTATATAGTTAAGAGTtatgtaattattatattttgtttgtttagtttttcAACTGatgcatattttaaatattatatgaaatatctAATTAGTTTATTTAGTGTGCGGAAAAAGATTTATAAACATTtgcaatggaaataaaaaagaaaaaaataaaaaataaaactcgcCAACTAAAGTCAGCTTTCGTTTGAACTGACGttctatacaaaataaaattaaaaaagcgtgcaatttgtttttcctaataaatacaataaatccAAATAATGTATGTTTAACTCTACactaaaattacatatttttgctatacaaaaaattatccTTTGAATAAACTGTAGTCAAGCTTAATTATTTTATcaacagaaaataaataataaaaacaatacatGCACACTCTGTATAAATAGTATCAAAACATACTGTAATTTACCTTGACACATGTCACTTGCATTTATGTAGCGGGTAACTGTTTTTAAGGCGGCGTAGTAAAGTGGGTGATTGCAGAGAAAGtcaaaattgcagaaaaaagaAACTTCCCGTGaattagtaattaaaaaataaaatgaacaacggatacaaaaatattgaagtgAATTGTGAGAACAAATAAACATGTGGTCCAAAAACAAATATAGAAAACAGCTGTTTTGGCGCTGTTATAAATAATGGAAAGGGTTGAagagtaattttttaaagatttgttagaTGTTGAGGTTGTAGCGTCAGAAAACTATCCTCATGGAATTTTAAAGAATGCTGCAAGATAAAAATTCCGGTTAATTCCATGTAACCGGACAGTCGtggaaatgaaataattttgctCTGCACAAGGCAATCTATGGAGTTCAAACGGAACTAGATTGATATACGTTTACAGAATTATTTCGTCGgaaacaaaaccaaattttcCAGCATTTATAAACATAGCACAATCTTGATTTAGCTATTAACTACAAAACGCTGATTTGAATAATGTAATTAGCTGAAGCAATGTAAGATGCATCACCGGTTGCGGAGTTTTACAATAGTTCAAAagttattatatacatataatcacCATCGGTGAAATCTATTCCATATCAAAGGTACATTCAAATATCGGAAAATGAGTTCAAAAGTAGACACTTTACAGAAAAAGCGTCGAAAAAAGCGTATACCAACACAATTTTACACTTCCGGCTGAGACAGGTAAGTCTTCcacaaaaatcgaatttattgtttttttaatttttttgtttgttttattagtgtcttgtataaaattttgcacatttgttttgcgttttttaattaaatcaaatacaaattaataCACTCGAAACTAGACATTTCAGCtgagttgttgttggttgtcgGTTTGTTTCGTTATAAATACAGAGCAGTGTAATAAagtaaagtatgtatgtatgtatatatgtatgcatgtgtaagcACAATACGTAAACAGTAGTATATTTATAATAGTAGAAATTGTGTTAATTTTATTGCAGCTAATGCATAAACTTATAACTGTAAATACACAAATCaatcgtttgattttttttatattaatattttttcgttttgttttgttttttttttatttatgtatgcatgtaaatatacttttctcatttaaaattgataaatcggCTGTTGTTCAAAGTtctaaatacacacatacatgcagtgtaacttaaatattaatattttttatatttattaacgtTGACGGAGAGAAACAAATAATTATAGTAATTgagagcaaaaaataaaaataaacaatacaaaATAGGCATTCACGTGGGTGGAAGGCGGGGGGAGAGTACAAACAATTGACAAGAAGTGTTATCGCTAAGCTTTGTTCACtttgttcttttcttttttgtttttgcaatttaaatgaCAATCAGACTGTGGcgcattacatatgtatgtacatattttgtttacttttatagggacatacatatataaattaaacgtTCTTGCTTGGTAGTGATAGTTACATTATTCTGTATACTCtctaataattaattaattacacatGTAGCTCGCTTACCAAACTTTACTCTCGATCACTTTgtgtttaatatttagtttcaaTTTGTCTTCAAATTATTTCAACAACTTTAACAATTGCtacatttaaattgttttactaaaaaatcaCCACTACTGAACAATAATGCAAATGCTTTAGTTTACGTGTTATTGGTATGTTTTGTCCATTATATTTCGATGcggtaatttattataattataatttgtataacagTATGTGCATGCAAGGAGGCGCCACActcaaaaatgtgattttaaaactttcaagtGCGAGATTGGCTACGAAATCCAGTTTTTTTTGCCGAGCTTCCAGCGAAAGTAATCGCCCACGTAAGTTTAGCGCTTACTGATGCACGCATGCATTATTACTGTcgataaaattttcattgtCTTATTAGGCATTCAAAACTTAGTTTggattatttctttttaaatggaATTTGAGTATAATTGCATAGGATTTGTGTTTTTTCGTTTCCTTTTTGTGTGTTACTAgcattgttttaattattttttaattaaaaaaattgcatctATATGGTTTTATGCAGACAGTGCCTGCTAAGCACACTTCATCTACACTAATCGCCGTTTATTTAATCCTTTCGCTTGCTATTGCGCcattattttcgttttcttctgCAACTtgaactatatatatgtatatgttgtatgtatgtatattgcaaacGCCAATGTCATACTCCCCCATTACACACATGCACCTCAGTTCGATTCTGGTTTTACATTACGTTTTAATATTGCCGCAGCCAAGTCCTGTTTCATGGCTACCTCCTGCCGTTGATCGGCTAACGGCTGTACGCTACGTAAGCCGTTTATAATGTCTTTCGttttaccaaaatatatttcattaagcGTATTGCGTATTTTATTCTCCATTTCTTCAACCATTTTGCCAATGTTTACAATATGCGGCGAAGATTCACTGACATTAGCATCTTGTTCTGTTTGACGTGTCAATGAGCCGCCCAGGTTCATTGTGCCAGAACCTTGTTTGTTCGTTTGTAGCCATAACATAGCTGTAGATGTTAGTTTGTAGTGTGCCGTTCGCCCCGTAGGTTTTTCTTGTACTTCAACGACATGTATGGAGTCCCAGCAGCCTCGTATCTTTTTATTGCCATCGCCTgcctttttaattaaaactaccGCTGCAAAACCATGTTCCAGATCCCACAAATACACCGAAGATACTCCACCTTCATAGTACATTTCACGATATTGATCGAAGGCATAGTTAGCTTCTATTTCCAATTTACGTAAACGATCTGACGGCATTTGTCCGTCCTCTAGTGGCGGGTAGTAAGTGTTGGACCACGGCGATCGATACGAATCACCATCACGGTTGTAATCGCACAGCAGGTAATCTTTATTATGTTCCTTATCTTTTGCTATTTTAAGCGGTTGATCCACAGATGAGAGTAGATCCTCGCACAGTTCTGGCGCCAAATCAATCAAATCTATCAGATTCTTTTCGATTTGTTGTGGTGGCAGGCGACGCATCAAATCAAGTGCACTGTCCATTTGTACGTCCGACTGAAAGAGGCAGAAAGTAATTAACAATCAACCTATTGGTTATTACATTttcactatttaaaaaaaaaaatactaaaaaaattagcaaatcgTGAAAGTGCTAAAATActataacaaaattatattttgttttagtggGGTTATTGTAAGTTAACAACCGTTATGCTACCGATTTTGTTATAAATAACAAAGCCGTAGtttgaacaacaacaaccataacaATAGCAGGTATGATTACCATATATGGGCATGGTTTTTACTTGTAGTACTATTGCGCCTGCCCACTGCTTAATACGCGCATTGCACCGGCACACCTTCAAgacttgttttaaaatatatcgtAAATTTATATCAAGGTTATGCACTTGATTAGGAGAACATTTCGCAATATCCAGTATAGATATTAAAGTATCAAAATGCATTACTCACCATTTTGGCTGCTCCGGTACTTCGTCGTTATCTCCCTTTGCTTCTGTTTCTTTTTCCGAGTTTTTGCCTCACTTTCAACTTGGCCCTATTGTGGCAATTcacctacatatatttttattacgttcagttcaatttcttttagtaaacACTTGACCAAATTATATTACAAAACAATTTGTgtggaatataaaaaaatttagttatttttaaactaaatattataggGATTTCGTGTGTATTAATACGTTTGATAggccttgtttttttttcaagtagagGTGGGCGAATGAGCAATACCTTCTGACAGCTGTCAGTTGCTACGAAATATTGGGCGATGAAAAAGTGTCAATGAAACAGGGTTGACTgggtgaaaataataaaaaaaatatagcatacAAGTTAGTATATgtacaatttcaaaaatgtagttATGTATAGAAGCTGTTGTTATATTTgtgtaatatattaaataactcATATATTATATCATAAATAACTCATAAAAATCTATCTACTACAACATAATTTAAGTTTGCGCAATGCAATATCGGTTATCTTTCAGAAAGTTTCATATCCGCCGTACTACCCTGTCCATTTGACGTGTCTTGGCATTTAACCCAATTTGCCAGTATTTCCCGATCATTTGTCAAAAAACCGAATACTGGGAATCTGTCATCATCGGTCCGCTggatcttttttattttattacttccCTGCTTTTGTACGTTGCGATAAAAAATTTCACCTTCTCtgctgaaaaaatattaaagtgccttattattggaaaatatgtgaaattcgCGCATGAAAATTAGTGCAAATCGAAGATAAACCAATAAAGTGtatgaattatataaaatatagtgCTAATAGttgttatatttaataaaaaatctgtGAGAAAAATGGGCGTTaatcaaattgtgaaaaaataaaaaaaaatataaaaagtagagAAGCGTAGAAGAAGATTACAGTACAACTACAATCACAGCAATaattccaacaacaacaaaaaataaaagcaacggcagcagcaacagcaacagtagaCAGCAGTAAACGTCAGCGCTAGCGACAGTCTTTCGCAGTGTAGGCTCGCTTTGAAAGAGCACAAAGTGAAAGGCGATATTTTCTTTCTCCAAAGTGCGGCGTAGTGTAAAGGACACCTACATaaaaggtatgtacatacatattgctGATCATCCTGTTAATTAGAAAGTATAGATGTTTAATGCCGTAGAATGACTTGATATTTTGGGTTGACATCAGCTTTTAGACCTAAGTTACTACTGCATCTTTACAATAATGCCTGAACTAAtattggaatatatgtatgtactatatatggttGAAATTTTGGTTGGTATTAATTTAAGCTGCACTGATCTCATCATACCacactttacatatattttggtgCACAAAGCTTTCCCTCAAGCATATTTTTAACCaatagctaaatgtaaataaaactcaaTTAAAAGAGGCGTTGAacgttaaaattatttaagtaaGTCTGCTGTCTGCAGTcttaatgcacatatgtacatcagcAATAGCACTGCATATATTATACCGATTCACAAACTCCAGTTGTGTGCGCTGTGCCACATGCAGCGCTTCGTCATCTTATTACTAACCACCCTACCCAGTACATAGCTATATGTAGATGTACATACGTAACAATACCGTCCAAATACTAATTAGTATGAAATCtacgatatatatgtatatagtacgtctgtaagtatgtatgtgttcaccTCGATTTTTGCTAATTACGCGAGAGTTGCCCCATTCAAATCATTCAACCATTGTGTATTGTGCGCGCAACAGTTGTGCTTCTTTACATTACCGTCCGTACGCCGGAGTACCACAGGtagttatttgtttttgcttttgctttatcTATTCGTTGTTGTTATTCGCTGCtgatgttttgttttgttttctttttttttgtctgcttGGGTGAGTTACTGGAGGTGGCTCTGCTAACTGGTTAGCTGCAAAGATTTCAGACCGGTGAATTATTACTGGTTTATTACTCGCCTTGTTGATTTGGCTATTTGCTTCATATTTTCATTGTGAAATGTACAGATTCGGAACATTTGGAAATTAGTTGTTTCACACTCATTCAACTTACgttcatatttatatgtattttatttttaatttttcgtttattgcGTGTTCTACTTTGTGCAAGTTTCGGTTTAAGTTTTGTGATCGCATTAAAACTTGGGGCGTGCGAAACGGTCACCTTAatcatcgtcgtcgtcgtcatccATGCTGTTCACCGAGGTTGTGGTCAACACTACCAACATCTATAACTTCCACTTTGATGTTGCCTATACGATTTTTAttatggttgttgttttttt
Proteins encoded in this region:
- the LOC120767710 gene encoding transmembrane protein 87A yields the protein MWKRKLLILVKVFLLMTMLASATQANSDAGKTIKTLTPNANIAREQRPLLANSKIKVHIECEGRDGLDVNIEWQLYERQCWTDKRMYDIQKYDIEENLPMQNKSEFGFITMDSKTTECSTHPILLSEKQWPVQETAASGMAALSPEAAALASVKKMNNTKKHPTAPLDKNIITIGRDGIYELTLKIEAVKSSEPVDFSAHVQLDIVGPDGGYLSAIDHPLLAFYGIMCVVYVIFGIIWLFVSFMQWRDLLRIQFWIGGVILLGMLEKAFFYAQYYSLNTTGVPVEGAELMAEFVSCAKRTLARMLVIIMSLGFGIVKPRLGPMLHRVVGVGALYFVLACVESYLRVTSTKTDEQLVAAIPLAVLDTGICWWIFTSLVQTTRTLRLRRNMVKLSLYRHFTNTLIFSVLASVIFMLYALHVRKSQNCTPIWRNIWFDAAFWHILFSVLLLVIMILWRPTNNNQRYAFTPLLDAPDDEDDDEEDQFVADAYGVKMRSSHANGGTKTPPNAQRGTTTEEDDLRWVEENIPSSMADPALPVLDSDEEIINTRFEVSKMQ
- the LOC120767711 gene encoding F-actin-capping protein subunit beta; translation: MSDVQMDSALDLMRRLPPQQIEKNLIDLIDLAPELCEDLLSSVDQPLKIAKDKEHNKDYLLCDYNRDGDSYRSPWSNTYYPPLEDGQMPSDRLRKLEIEANYAFDQYREMYYEGGVSSVYLWDLEHGFAAVVLIKKAGDGNKKIRGCWDSIHVVEVQEKPTGRTAHYKLTSTAMLWLQTNKQGSGTMNLGGSLTRQTEQDANVSESSPHIVNIGKMVEEMENKIRNTLNEIYFGKTKDIINGLRSVQPLADQRQEVAMKQDLAAAILKRNVKPESN